In Chlorocebus sabaeus isolate Y175 chromosome 5, mChlSab1.0.hap1, whole genome shotgun sequence, one genomic interval encodes:
- the IRX5 gene encoding iroquois-class homeodomain protein IRX-5 isoform X2 — MSYPQGYLYQPSASLALYSCPAYSTSVISGPRTDELGRSSSGSAFSPYAGSTAFTAPSPGYNSHLQYGADPAAAAAAAFSSYVGSPYDHTPGMAGSLGYHPYAAPLGSYPYGDPAYRKNATRDATATLKAWLNEHRKNPYPTKGEKIMLAIITKMTLTQVSTWFANARRRLKKENKMTWTPRNRSEDEEEEENIDLEKNDEDEPQKPEDKGDPEGPEAGGAEQKAASGCERLQRPPTPASKETEGSLSDSDFKEPPSEGRLDALQGAPRTGGPSPAGPAAARLAEDPAPHYPAGAPAPGPHPAAGELPPGPGGPSVIHSPPPPPPPAVLAKPKLWSLAEIATSSDKVKDGGGGSEGSPCPPCPGPIAGQALGGSRASPAPAPSRSPSAQCPFPGGTVLSRPLYYTAPFYPGYTNYGSFGHLHGHPGPGPGPTTGPGSHFNGLNQTVLNRADALAKDPKMLRSQSQLDLCKDSPYELKKGMSDI; from the exons ATGTCCTATCCGCAGGGCTACTTGTACCAGCCGTCCGCCTCGCTGGCGCTCTACTCGTGCCCGGCGTACAGCACCAGCGTCATTTCGGGGCCCCGCACGGATGAGCTCGGCCGCTCTTCTTCGGGCTCCGCGTTCTCGCCCTACGCTGGCTCGACTGCCTTCACGGCGCCCTCGCCGGGCTACAACTCGCACCTCCAGTACGGCGCCGACCCCGCggccgcagccgccgccgccttCTCCTCGTACGTG GGCTCTCCCTACGACCACACACCCGGCATGGCGGGCTCCTTGGGGTACCATCCCTACGCGGCGCCCCTGGGCTCGTACCCTTACGGGGATCCAGCGTACCGGAAGAACGCCACAAGGGACGCCACGGCTACGCTCAAGGCCTGGCTCAACGAGCATCGCAAGAACCCCTACCCCACCAAAGGCGAGAAGATCATGCTGGCCATCATCACCAAGATGACCCTCACCCAGGTGTCCACCTGGTTCGCCAACGCGCGCCGGCGCctcaagaaagagaataaaatgacgTGGACGCCGCGGAACCGCAGCGAGGacgaagaagaggaggagaacaTTGACCTGGAGAAGAACGACGAGGACGAGCCCCAGAAGCCCGAGGACAAGGGCGACCCCGAGGGCCCCGAAGCAG GAGGAGCTGAGCAGAAGGCGGCTTCGGGCTGCGAACGGCTTCAGAGACCACCCACCCCTGCCAGCAAGGAGACCGAGGGCAGCCTCAGCGACTCGGATTTTAAGGAGCCGCCCTCGGAGGGCCGCCTCGACGCGTTGCAGGGAGCCCCCCGCACCGGCGGGCCCTCCCCGGCTGGGCCAGCGGCGGCGCGGCTGGCGGAGGACCCGGCCCCTCACTACCCCGCGGGCGCGCCGGCGCCGGGCCCTCATCCAGCCGCGGGAGAGCTGCCCCCGGGTCCCGGCGGGCCTTCGGTTATCCATTcgccgcctccgccgccgccTCCGGCGGTGCTCGCCAAGCCCAAATTGTGGTCTCTGGCAGAGATCGCCACATCCTCGGACAAGGTCAAAGACGGGGGTGGCGGGAGCGAGGGCTCTCCATGCCCACCGTGTCCCGGGCCCATAGCTGGGCAAGCCCTAGGAGGCAGCCGTGCGTCGCCGGCCCCGGCGCCATCGCGCTCGCCCTCGGCGCAGTGTCCTTTTCCAGGCGGGACGGTGCTGTCCCGGCCTCTCTACTACACCGCGCCCTTCTATCCCGGCTACACGAACTATGGCTCCTTCGGACACCTTCATGGCCACCCAGGGCCCGGGCCAGGGCCCACAACCGGTCCGGGGTCTCATTTCAATGGATTAAACCAGACGGTGTTGAACCGAGCGGACGCTTTGGCTAAAGACCCGAAAATGTTGCGGAGCCAGTCTCAGCTAGACCTGTGCAAAGACTCTCCCTATGAATTGAAGAAAGGTATGTCCGACATTTAA
- the IRX5 gene encoding iroquois-class homeodomain protein IRX-5 isoform X1 has protein sequence MSYPQGYLYQPSASLALYSCPAYSTSVISGPRTDELGRSSSGSAFSPYAGSTAFTAPSPGYNSHLQYGADPAAAAAAAFSSYVGSPYDHTPGMAGSLGYHPYAAPLGSYPYGDPAYRKNATRDATATLKAWLNEHRKNPYPTKGEKIMLAIITKMTLTQVSTWFANARRRLKKENKMTWTPRNRSEDEEEEENIDLEKNDEDEPQKPEDKGDPEGPEAGGAEQKAASGCERLQRPPTPASKETEGSLSDSDFKEPPSEGRLDALQGAPRTGGPSPAGPAAARLAEDPAPHYPAGAPAPGPHPAAGELPPGPGGPSVIHSPPPPPPPAVLAKPKLWSLAEIATSSDKVKDGGGGSEGSPCPPCPGPIAGQALGGSRASPAPAPSRSPSAQCPFPGGTVLSRPLYYTAPFYPGYTNYGSFGHLHGHPGPGPGPTTGPGSHFNGLNQTVLNRADALAKDPKMLRSQSQLDLCKDSPYELKKDVGDSIILGARLKTTRSTDLC, from the exons ATGTCCTATCCGCAGGGCTACTTGTACCAGCCGTCCGCCTCGCTGGCGCTCTACTCGTGCCCGGCGTACAGCACCAGCGTCATTTCGGGGCCCCGCACGGATGAGCTCGGCCGCTCTTCTTCGGGCTCCGCGTTCTCGCCCTACGCTGGCTCGACTGCCTTCACGGCGCCCTCGCCGGGCTACAACTCGCACCTCCAGTACGGCGCCGACCCCGCggccgcagccgccgccgccttCTCCTCGTACGTG GGCTCTCCCTACGACCACACACCCGGCATGGCGGGCTCCTTGGGGTACCATCCCTACGCGGCGCCCCTGGGCTCGTACCCTTACGGGGATCCAGCGTACCGGAAGAACGCCACAAGGGACGCCACGGCTACGCTCAAGGCCTGGCTCAACGAGCATCGCAAGAACCCCTACCCCACCAAAGGCGAGAAGATCATGCTGGCCATCATCACCAAGATGACCCTCACCCAGGTGTCCACCTGGTTCGCCAACGCGCGCCGGCGCctcaagaaagagaataaaatgacgTGGACGCCGCGGAACCGCAGCGAGGacgaagaagaggaggagaacaTTGACCTGGAGAAGAACGACGAGGACGAGCCCCAGAAGCCCGAGGACAAGGGCGACCCCGAGGGCCCCGAAGCAG GAGGAGCTGAGCAGAAGGCGGCTTCGGGCTGCGAACGGCTTCAGAGACCACCCACCCCTGCCAGCAAGGAGACCGAGGGCAGCCTCAGCGACTCGGATTTTAAGGAGCCGCCCTCGGAGGGCCGCCTCGACGCGTTGCAGGGAGCCCCCCGCACCGGCGGGCCCTCCCCGGCTGGGCCAGCGGCGGCGCGGCTGGCGGAGGACCCGGCCCCTCACTACCCCGCGGGCGCGCCGGCGCCGGGCCCTCATCCAGCCGCGGGAGAGCTGCCCCCGGGTCCCGGCGGGCCTTCGGTTATCCATTcgccgcctccgccgccgccTCCGGCGGTGCTCGCCAAGCCCAAATTGTGGTCTCTGGCAGAGATCGCCACATCCTCGGACAAGGTCAAAGACGGGGGTGGCGGGAGCGAGGGCTCTCCATGCCCACCGTGTCCCGGGCCCATAGCTGGGCAAGCCCTAGGAGGCAGCCGTGCGTCGCCGGCCCCGGCGCCATCGCGCTCGCCCTCGGCGCAGTGTCCTTTTCCAGGCGGGACGGTGCTGTCCCGGCCTCTCTACTACACCGCGCCCTTCTATCCCGGCTACACGAACTATGGCTCCTTCGGACACCTTCATGGCCACCCAGGGCCCGGGCCAGGGCCCACAACCGGTCCGGGGTCTCATTTCAATGGATTAAACCAGACGGTGTTGAACCGAGCGGACGCTTTGGCTAAAGACCCGAAAATGTTGCGGAGCCAGTCTCAGCTAGACCTGTGCAAAGACTCTCCCTATGAATTGAAGAAAG